A part of Myxococcus landrumus genomic DNA contains:
- a CDS encoding helix-turn-helix domain-containing protein → MDHVDFGKYLSQQRELRGLSLEDVARETKIPPTLIAALEAGQVERLPSRIFVVNYIKAYAQVIGLAPEEAVLRYEEVDRSVPAPSPAQLETERRKRAYVGLSVLLVALALGVYLFLVLSGKLPSPLAR, encoded by the coding sequence GTGGACCACGTCGACTTCGGCAAGTACCTCAGCCAGCAGCGGGAGCTGCGAGGCCTGTCTCTCGAGGATGTCGCTCGGGAGACCAAGATTCCGCCGACGCTCATCGCCGCGCTGGAGGCGGGGCAGGTGGAGCGGTTGCCCTCACGCATCTTCGTGGTGAACTACATCAAGGCCTATGCCCAGGTCATCGGTCTGGCTCCCGAGGAGGCCGTCCTCCGCTACGAGGAGGTGGACCGCTCGGTGCCCGCGCCGTCACCCGCGCAGCTCGAGACGGAGCGGCGCAAGCGGGCCTATGTCGGGCTGTCCGTCCTCCTGGTGGCCCTGGCGTTGGGCGTCTACCTGTTCCTCGTGCTGAGCGGGAAGCTTCCCTCTCCGCTCGCGCGTTGA
- the tgl gene encoding social motility TPR repeat lipoprotein Tgl: MLRLASASCSLALLLALSGCAHIPSEKERRLAEIHYDLAITAQQDGHIQDAVRELNVALKNDPDYPEANNAMGVLLHLAFQRHGEAAEHYQRALKVRPTFSEARTNLANVYLDQGNYDEAIKLYEQVLNDMLYLTPYIAQGNMGWALYKKGETARGVSSLKAAVTTNPGFCMGYRNLGIIFDETGRTEDSCRQFTRFRETCPEVAEAYMREGVCLAKLGQADAAKQSFAACETKSKPSEQGIKDDCRRLLEKL, translated from the coding sequence ATGCTCCGGCTTGCCTCCGCGTCTTGTTCCCTCGCGCTCCTCCTGGCGCTCTCCGGCTGTGCCCATATCCCTTCGGAGAAGGAGCGCCGTCTCGCGGAGATTCACTACGACCTGGCCATCACCGCCCAGCAGGACGGGCACATCCAGGACGCGGTTCGCGAGCTGAATGTGGCCCTGAAGAACGACCCGGACTACCCCGAGGCCAACAACGCGATGGGCGTGTTGCTGCACCTGGCCTTCCAGCGTCACGGGGAGGCGGCTGAGCACTACCAGCGCGCGCTGAAGGTCCGGCCCACCTTCTCGGAGGCCCGCACGAACCTGGCCAACGTGTACCTGGACCAGGGGAACTACGACGAGGCCATCAAGCTCTACGAGCAGGTCCTCAACGACATGCTCTACCTGACGCCCTACATCGCGCAGGGCAACATGGGCTGGGCGCTCTACAAGAAGGGTGAGACGGCGCGCGGGGTGAGCAGCCTCAAGGCGGCGGTGACGACGAACCCGGGCTTCTGCATGGGCTACCGCAACCTGGGCATCATCTTCGACGAGACGGGCCGCACCGAGGATTCGTGCCGGCAGTTCACGCGCTTCCGCGAGACGTGCCCCGAGGTGGCCGAGGCGTACATGCGCGAAGGCGTGTGTCTGGCCAAGCTGGGCCAGGCGGATGCCGCCAAGCAGTCCTTCGCGGCGTGTGAGACGAAGTCCAAGCCCTCCGAGCAGGGAATCAAGGACGACTGCCGAAGGCTGCTCGAAAAGCTCTAG
- a CDS encoding lytic transglycosylase domain-containing protein, with amino-acid sequence MKVPAPSGGRSFGTRFFDSLHALSSGCSRLPLLAGMALVVSARLVPLLEERPVQPVVPERVVAESAFPEASLIDAVLSRRAPDLGLTLRRQLGQAIAEEARTAGYDPLLVLALIDVESDFAEEAVSEKGAKGLMQIKPSTLHFLAEKAGLRLSREEVTADTALCVRLGIRYLRSLQDRFGGDLELALMAYNAGPTRIRNAIKQGELERFRRYPRAVRRDFRRFREGHGLGGDWALAQREAPGADAEPAP; translated from the coding sequence GTGAAGGTTCCCGCCCCCTCGGGCGGGAGGTCCTTCGGCACGCGGTTCTTCGATTCTCTCCACGCCCTCAGCTCTGGCTGTTCCCGTCTCCCCCTGCTGGCGGGAATGGCGCTCGTCGTCTCCGCGCGGCTGGTTCCGCTGCTGGAGGAGCGGCCCGTCCAGCCCGTCGTTCCCGAGCGTGTGGTCGCGGAGAGCGCATTTCCCGAGGCGTCGCTGATTGACGCCGTGCTCTCCCGGCGGGCTCCGGACCTGGGCCTCACGCTGCGGCGCCAGTTGGGACAGGCCATCGCGGAGGAGGCTCGGACGGCGGGGTATGATCCGCTGCTCGTGCTGGCCCTCATCGACGTGGAGTCGGATTTCGCGGAGGAGGCGGTCTCCGAGAAGGGCGCGAAGGGGTTGATGCAGATCAAACCCAGCACGCTCCACTTCCTGGCGGAGAAGGCCGGGCTGCGGCTGTCCCGCGAGGAAGTGACGGCGGACACCGCCCTGTGTGTCCGCCTGGGCATCCGCTACCTGCGCTCGCTGCAGGACCGCTTCGGCGGAGACCTGGAGCTGGCGCTGATGGCGTACAACGCGGGGCCCACCCGCATCCGCAACGCCATCAAGCAGGGCGAGCTGGAGCGTTTCCGGCGGTACCCTCGGGCCGTGCGGCGCGACTTCCGCCGCTTCCGGGAAGGGCATGGCCTGGGTGGGGACTGGGCGCTGGCCCAGCGCGAGGCCCCTGGCGCGGACGCCGAACCCGCCCCCTGA
- a CDS encoding phasin family protein, with the protein MDNKPEAPREKNPVTETFERIWSQALLAVNTAEEEASRAVQKVAAVAGWSQDEVKRQAQAFSDRLAGHRKDLEHNVEDRVRAALLLMKLPRREELQAFGSRLDRLAERIQELEHRK; encoded by the coding sequence TTGGACAACAAGCCTGAGGCCCCCCGAGAGAAGAACCCTGTCACAGAAACTTTCGAGCGCATCTGGAGTCAGGCGCTCCTGGCTGTGAACACGGCGGAAGAAGAAGCCTCCCGAGCCGTCCAGAAGGTGGCGGCTGTTGCGGGCTGGAGCCAGGACGAAGTGAAGCGCCAGGCGCAGGCCTTCTCGGACCGGCTGGCCGGACACCGCAAGGACCTGGAGCACAACGTGGAGGACCGCGTCCGTGCTGCGCTGTTGCTGATGAAGCTGCCCCGTCGCGAGGAGCTTCAGGCCTTTGGAAGCCGGTTGGACCGCCTGGCCGAACGCATCCAGGAACTGGAGCATCGCAAGTGA
- the rpoC gene encoding DNA-directed RNA polymerase subunit beta': MKDIFNFFEKPKDPLSFNAIRIALASPDKIRQWSHGEVKKPETINYRTFKPERDGLFCARIFGPVKDYECNCGKYKRMKHRGVVCEKCGVEVIQSKVRRERLGHITLATPVAHIWFLKSLPSRIGNLLDITLKELEKVLYCESYIVLDPKSTPLQKGELISEEKMHRLYQEHGEDSFTTGMGGEAVREMLKALDVERLSEDLRKDMRETTSEAKRKKYAKRLKVAEAFRVSGNKPEWMMLDVIPVIPPDLRPLVPLDGGRFATSDLNDLYRRVINRNNRLKRLQELNAPDIIIRNEKRMLQEAVDALFDNGRRGKTITGPNKRPLKSLSDMLKGKQGRFRQNLLGKRVDYSGRSVIVVGPELRLHQCGLPKIMALELFKPFIYNKLEEKGYVTTIKSAKKMVEKERPEVWDILEDVIREHPVLLNRAPTLHRLGMQAFEPVLIEGKAIQLHPLVCAAFNADFDGDQMAVHVPLSIEAQMEARVLMMSTNNILSPANGKPIIVPTQDMVLGIYYMTRAREFANGEGRVFSSPDEVRAAHDHGEVHLQAKVVCRIDGKRKETTVGRVLLWEVVPRRVGFDAINKVLDKKSLGGLIDLCYRLTGEKETVLLADRIRSLGYFNATRAGISIALKDMIIPAKKQEFLDYARKEVAEIENQYLEGLITDGERYNKVIDIWAEVTEKVAQEMMQQISQEEASGDKDGKRESRKQPSFNPIYIMADSGARGSAQQIRQLAGMRGLMAKPSGEIIETPITANFREGLSVLQYFISTHGARKGLADTALKTANSGYLTRRLVDVAQDAIINEYDCGTMDGLFIGALVEGGEIIEPLGERILGRVALDDILDPVTGEVLVRANEEIDEDRVRRIENSGLDKVKIRSVLTCQAKRGICVECYGRDLARGRKVSVGEAVGVIAAQSIGEPGTQLTMRTFHIGGAATRRAEQSSLENRYAGRVKFAGLITVQKMDGTLVAMNRNGELVVVDDSGRERERYQVIYGARILVKEGQRIEPGTLVAEWDPFAIPLLTEVGGVVRYEDIIEGVTMSETLDEVTGLSRKTIIESKDPEARPRVSIRDAQGNTKDLPSSRNPASYFLPQGSIITVNDGDEIHPGEVIAKVPRETTKTKDITGGLPRVAELFEARKPKDAAAIAEIDGVVSFGKDTKGKRKLIITPEVNGEQRTDLAKEYLISKGKNISVHSGDRVKAGEAMMDGAANPHDILKVLGEKELARYLVDEVQEVYRLQGVKINDKHIETIVRQMLRRVRVTDVGDTNFLVDEQVEKWVFEEENEKIMAEGKRPAVGEPLLLGITKASLSTESFISASSFQETTKVLTEAAINGKVDYLRGLKENVIMGRLIPAGTGLPNYKHLDIEVESPTDEVNEMEAALAGAHGDSGPLSGSSRSEGTQSTGAA, from the coding sequence GTGAAGGACATTTTCAACTTCTTCGAGAAGCCGAAGGACCCGTTGTCGTTCAACGCCATCCGCATCGCGCTGGCGTCGCCCGACAAGATTCGGCAGTGGTCGCACGGCGAGGTGAAGAAGCCGGAGACCATCAACTACCGCACGTTCAAGCCCGAGCGTGACGGCCTGTTCTGCGCCCGCATCTTCGGGCCTGTGAAGGATTACGAGTGCAACTGCGGCAAGTACAAGCGCATGAAGCACCGTGGCGTGGTGTGTGAGAAGTGCGGCGTGGAGGTCATCCAGTCGAAGGTCCGCCGCGAGCGCCTGGGTCACATCACCCTGGCCACGCCGGTGGCCCACATCTGGTTCCTCAAGTCGCTGCCGAGCCGCATTGGCAACCTGCTCGACATCACGCTCAAGGAGCTGGAGAAGGTCCTCTACTGCGAGAGCTACATCGTCCTCGACCCCAAGTCGACGCCGCTGCAGAAGGGCGAGCTCATCAGCGAGGAGAAGATGCACCGGCTCTACCAGGAGCACGGTGAGGACTCCTTCACCACGGGCATGGGCGGCGAGGCCGTCCGCGAGATGCTCAAGGCGCTGGACGTGGAGCGGCTGTCCGAGGACCTGCGCAAGGACATGCGCGAGACCACCAGCGAGGCGAAGCGGAAGAAGTACGCCAAGCGCCTGAAGGTGGCGGAGGCGTTCCGCGTCTCCGGCAACAAGCCCGAGTGGATGATGCTGGACGTGATTCCGGTGATTCCGCCGGACCTGCGCCCGCTGGTTCCGCTTGACGGCGGTCGTTTCGCGACGTCCGACCTGAACGACCTGTACCGCCGCGTCATCAACCGCAACAACCGTCTGAAGCGCCTGCAGGAGCTCAACGCTCCGGACATCATCATCCGCAACGAGAAGCGGATGCTGCAGGAGGCCGTGGACGCGCTGTTCGACAACGGCCGCCGCGGTAAGACCATCACCGGCCCGAACAAGCGGCCGCTCAAGTCGCTGTCCGACATGCTCAAGGGCAAGCAGGGCCGGTTCCGCCAGAACCTGCTCGGCAAGCGTGTGGACTACTCGGGCCGCTCCGTCATCGTCGTCGGTCCCGAGCTGCGCCTGCACCAGTGCGGCCTGCCGAAGATCATGGCGCTCGAGCTGTTCAAGCCGTTCATCTACAACAAGCTCGAAGAGAAGGGTTACGTCACCACCATCAAGTCGGCGAAGAAGATGGTGGAGAAGGAGCGTCCCGAGGTCTGGGACATCCTCGAGGACGTCATCCGCGAGCACCCGGTGCTCCTCAACCGCGCGCCCACGCTGCACCGTCTGGGCATGCAGGCCTTCGAGCCCGTGCTGATTGAAGGCAAGGCCATCCAGCTCCACCCGCTGGTGTGCGCCGCCTTCAACGCCGACTTCGACGGCGACCAGATGGCCGTGCACGTGCCGCTCTCCATCGAAGCTCAGATGGAAGCCCGCGTGCTGATGATGTCGACGAACAACATCCTCAGCCCCGCGAACGGCAAGCCCATCATCGTCCCGACGCAGGACATGGTGCTCGGCATCTACTACATGACGCGCGCCCGCGAGTTCGCCAACGGCGAGGGTCGCGTGTTCAGCTCGCCCGACGAAGTGCGCGCCGCGCACGACCACGGCGAGGTGCACCTGCAGGCGAAGGTGGTCTGCCGCATCGACGGCAAGCGCAAGGAGACCACCGTCGGCCGCGTCCTCCTGTGGGAAGTGGTTCCGCGCCGCGTGGGCTTCGACGCCATCAACAAGGTGCTCGACAAGAAGTCGCTCGGCGGCCTCATCGACCTCTGCTACCGCCTCACGGGCGAGAAGGAGACGGTGCTGCTCGCGGACCGCATCCGCAGCCTGGGCTACTTCAACGCGACCCGCGCCGGTATCTCCATCGCGCTCAAGGACATGATCATCCCTGCGAAGAAGCAGGAGTTCCTGGACTACGCGCGCAAGGAAGTCGCCGAGATCGAGAACCAGTACCTCGAGGGTCTCATCACCGACGGCGAGCGCTACAACAAGGTCATCGACATCTGGGCGGAGGTCACCGAGAAGGTCGCCCAGGAGATGATGCAGCAGATCTCCCAGGAAGAGGCCTCTGGGGACAAGGACGGCAAGCGCGAGTCGCGCAAGCAGCCCTCGTTCAACCCCATCTACATCATGGCCGACTCCGGCGCGCGTGGTAGCGCCCAGCAGATCCGTCAGCTGGCCGGTATGCGCGGCCTGATGGCGAAGCCGTCCGGCGAAATCATCGAGACGCCCATCACCGCGAACTTCCGCGAGGGCCTCTCCGTGCTGCAGTACTTCATCTCCACGCACGGCGCCCGCAAGGGTCTGGCGGACACGGCGCTCAAGACGGCCAACTCCGGTTACCTCACCCGCCGTCTCGTCGACGTGGCGCAGGACGCCATCATCAACGAGTACGACTGCGGCACCATGGACGGTCTGTTCATCGGCGCCCTGGTCGAGGGTGGTGAGATCATCGAGCCGCTCGGCGAGCGCATCCTCGGTCGCGTGGCCCTGGACGACATCCTCGACCCCGTCACGGGCGAGGTGCTGGTGCGCGCCAACGAGGAGATCGACGAGGACCGCGTCCGCCGCATCGAGAACAGCGGTCTGGACAAGGTGAAGATCCGCTCGGTGCTCACGTGCCAGGCCAAGCGCGGCATCTGCGTGGAGTGCTACGGCCGTGACCTGGCCCGTGGTCGCAAGGTGTCCGTGGGCGAGGCCGTCGGTGTCATCGCGGCGCAGTCCATCGGTGAGCCGGGTACGCAGCTGACGATGCGCACCTTCCACATCGGTGGCGCGGCGACGCGGCGCGCGGAGCAGTCCAGCCTGGAGAACCGCTACGCGGGCCGTGTGAAGTTCGCGGGTCTCATCACGGTGCAGAAGATGGACGGCACGCTGGTGGCGATGAACCGCAACGGCGAGCTCGTCGTGGTCGACGACTCCGGCCGTGAGCGCGAGCGCTACCAGGTCATCTACGGCGCGCGCATCCTGGTGAAGGAAGGCCAGCGCATCGAGCCGGGCACCCTGGTGGCCGAGTGGGATCCGTTCGCGATTCCGCTGCTCACCGAGGTCGGCGGCGTCGTCCGGTACGAGGACATCATCGAAGGCGTGACGATGTCCGAGACGCTGGACGAGGTCACGGGCCTCTCCCGCAAGACCATCATCGAGTCCAAGGACCCGGAGGCGCGTCCGCGCGTCTCCATCCGCGACGCCCAGGGCAACACGAAGGACCTGCCCTCGTCCCGCAACCCGGCGAGCTACTTCCTGCCGCAGGGCTCCATCATCACCGTCAACGACGGCGATGAGATCCACCCGGGCGAAGTCATCGCCAAGGTGCCCCGCGAGACGACCAAGACGAAGGACATCACGGGCGGTCTGCCCCGCGTGGCCGAGCTGTTCGAGGCGCGCAAGCCGAAGGATGCCGCGGCCATCGCGGAGATCGACGGCGTGGTGTCGTTCGGCAAGGACACCAAGGGCAAGCGCAAGCTCATCATCACCCCCGAGGTGAATGGCGAGCAGCGCACGGACCTGGCCAAGGAGTATTTGATCTCCAAGGGCAAGAACATCAGCGTCCACTCCGGCGACCGCGTGAAGGCCGGCGAGGCGATGATGGACGGCGCGGCCAACCCGCACGACATCCTCAAGGTGCTGGGCGAGAAGGAACTCGCGCGCTACCTGGTGGACGAAGTGCAGGAAGTCTACCGGCTCCAGGGCGTGAAGATTAACGACAAGCACATCGAGACCATCGTGCGGCAGATGCTCCGCCGCGTGCGCGTCACCGATGTGGGCGACACCAACTTCCTGGTCGACGAGCAGGTCGAGAAGTGGGTGTTCGAGGAGGAGAACGAGAAGATCATGGCCGAGGGCAAGCGCCCGGCCGTGGGTGAGCCGCTGCTGCTCGGCATCACGAAGGCCTCGCTCTCCACCGAGTCGTTCATCTCGGCGTCCTCCTTCCAGGAGACCACCAAGGTGCTCACCGAGGCCGCCATCAACGGCAAGGTGGACTACCTCCGTGGCCTCAAGGAGAACGTCATCATGGGCCGGCTCATCCCCGCCGGAACGGGCCTGCCGAACTACAAGCACCTCGACATCGAGGTGGAGAGCCCGACCGACGAGGTCAACGAGATGGAGGCCGCTCTGGCCGGTGCCCATGGCGACTCGGGCCCGCTGTCCGGGTCGTCTCGCTCGGAAGGCACCCAGTCGACCGGCGCCGCCTAA
- the rpoB gene encoding DNA-directed RNA polymerase subunit beta has translation MPTQIQNNFRVRKTFAKIAKIIDIPNLINIQKQSYEKFLQADIAPEKREDIGLQGVFNSVFPIRDFNETSSLEFVSYHLEKPKYDVDECHQRGMTYSAPIKVVVRLVVWDKDEETGAQSIRDVKEQEVYFGEIPLMTQNGTFIINGTERVVVSQLHRSPGAFFDHDKGKSHSSGKLLYNARIIPYRGSWIDFEFDHKDLLYVRIDRRRKLPATVLIRALGAVSDTAKKNPLEFKGSTEEILNYYYATETIYLQSASDFEKSVELELLPGQRATRDIKTKTGELIVKKNRKFTRAAIKKLEAAKMKTLPIDADELFTKVSAYDVVDENTGEVILECNEEVSQDKVDELLKRNIKEFKVLFIDNLNVGPYLRETLMLDKLETPEQSIMEIYRRLRPGDPPTPETAINLFTNLFFNPERYDLSKVGRLKLNFKFGLEEPLDGQILTKRDILEVIRYLIDLKNGKGTIDDIDHLGNRRVRAVGELLENQYRIGLVRMERAIKERMSLQEIETLMPHDLINAKPVTAVIKEFFGSSQLSQFMDQTNPLSEVTHKRRLSALGPGGLTRERAGFEVRDVHPTHYGRICPIETPEGPNIGLIASLSTYARVNEFGFVETPYRKVDAGIVTTDVAFYSALEEEKHTIAQANAETDKKGKFINALVSSRRGGEFVQARAEDVDLMDVSPNQLVSVAASLIPFLENDDANRALMGSNMQRQAVPLLRTASPLVGTGIEAIVARDSGVTCVARRDGTVESVDAGRIVVKADVPASLSDVSSEVDIYNLLKYQRSNQNTCLNQKPIISKGDKVRKGDVIADGPATETGELALGQNVVVAFMPWQGYNFEDSILISERILKDDVFTSIHIEEFECIARDTKLGKEEITRDIPNVGEEALKDLDESGIIRIGAEVKPGDVLVGKITPKGETQLSPEEKLLRAIFGEKAGDVRDSSLRVPPGVVGTVINAKVFSRKGVEKDERAKQIESMEEAKLLKDQNDEIKVLQDSAIGRIRALVRGKEVQGKLVDDKGKILLKKGDILDDALLATVPYKYWGEISVGDPLDSRVRDILRNLEETKEAVKLAFGEKIARIKKGDELPPGVIKMVKVYVAIKRKLAVGDKMAGRHGNKGVVSRILPEEDMPYLEDGRPVDIVLNPLGVPSRMNIGQILETHLGWAAKGTGEALQRYVEDNWSADAIKERLKVIYGEDLAFHAFLDKLDEEEIKQLCRRSKRGIHVATPVFDGAHETEIHSLLDEGKLPRTGQMVLFDGRTGEPFDQNVTVGVMYMLKLHHLVDEKIHARSIGPYSLVTQQPLGGKAQFGGQRLGEMEVWAMEAYGAAYTLQEFLTVKSDDVVGRTRMYEAIVKGDNVLESGLPESFNVLLKELQSLALDVELLESAPPERQRSFGGDFLGGGDGEDRKTGTEA, from the coding sequence ATGCCGACGCAGATCCAGAACAATTTCCGCGTGCGGAAGACCTTCGCGAAGATCGCGAAGATCATCGACATTCCTAATCTTATCAACATCCAGAAGCAGTCCTACGAGAAGTTCCTCCAGGCCGATATCGCCCCGGAGAAGCGTGAGGACATCGGCCTTCAGGGTGTCTTCAACTCGGTGTTCCCGATTCGGGATTTCAACGAGACCTCGTCCCTGGAGTTCGTCAGCTACCATCTGGAGAAGCCCAAGTACGACGTCGATGAGTGCCACCAGCGTGGCATGACCTACAGCGCCCCCATCAAGGTGGTGGTGCGCCTGGTGGTGTGGGACAAGGACGAGGAGACCGGCGCCCAGTCCATCCGCGACGTGAAGGAGCAGGAGGTCTACTTCGGGGAAATCCCGTTGATGACCCAGAACGGCACCTTCATCATCAACGGAACGGAGCGCGTGGTCGTCAGCCAGCTGCACCGCAGCCCGGGTGCCTTCTTCGACCACGACAAGGGCAAGAGCCACTCGTCTGGCAAGCTGCTCTACAACGCCCGCATCATTCCCTACCGCGGCTCGTGGATCGACTTCGAGTTCGACCACAAGGACCTGCTGTACGTGCGCATCGACCGGCGGCGCAAGCTGCCCGCCACGGTGCTCATCCGCGCCCTGGGCGCCGTCAGCGACACCGCGAAGAAGAACCCGCTGGAGTTCAAGGGCTCCACCGAGGAGATCCTCAACTACTACTACGCCACGGAGACCATCTATCTCCAGAGCGCGTCGGACTTCGAGAAGAGCGTCGAGCTGGAGCTGCTCCCCGGCCAGCGCGCCACCCGCGATATCAAGACGAAGACGGGTGAGCTGATCGTCAAGAAGAACCGCAAGTTCACCCGCGCCGCCATCAAGAAGCTTGAAGCGGCGAAGATGAAGACGCTCCCCATCGACGCGGACGAGCTCTTCACCAAGGTGTCCGCCTACGACGTGGTGGACGAGAACACGGGTGAGGTCATCCTCGAGTGCAACGAGGAGGTCTCCCAGGACAAGGTCGACGAGCTCCTCAAGCGCAACATCAAGGAGTTCAAGGTCCTCTTCATCGACAACCTCAACGTGGGTCCGTACCTGCGTGAGACGTTGATGCTGGACAAGCTCGAGACCCCCGAGCAGTCCATCATGGAGATCTACCGCCGCCTGCGTCCTGGCGATCCGCCGACGCCGGAGACGGCCATCAACCTGTTCACCAATCTGTTCTTCAACCCCGAGCGCTACGACCTCTCCAAGGTCGGTCGCCTCAAGCTGAACTTCAAGTTCGGCCTTGAGGAGCCGCTCGACGGGCAGATCCTCACCAAGCGGGACATCCTCGAGGTGATCCGCTACCTGATCGATCTGAAGAACGGCAAGGGCACCATCGACGACATCGACCACCTCGGCAACCGGCGCGTGCGCGCGGTGGGCGAGCTGCTCGAGAACCAGTACCGCATCGGTCTGGTGCGCATGGAGCGGGCGATCAAGGAGCGCATGAGCCTCCAGGAGATCGAGACGCTCATGCCGCACGATCTCATCAACGCCAAGCCCGTCACCGCGGTCATCAAGGAGTTCTTCGGGTCCAGCCAGCTGTCGCAGTTCATGGACCAGACGAACCCGCTCTCCGAGGTCACGCACAAGCGCCGTCTGTCCGCGCTTGGGCCTGGCGGTCTGACGCGTGAGCGCGCGGGCTTCGAGGTTCGCGACGTTCACCCGACGCACTACGGCCGCATCTGCCCCATCGAGACGCCGGAAGGTCCGAACATCGGCCTCATCGCGTCGCTGTCGACCTACGCGCGCGTCAACGAGTTCGGATTCGTCGAGACGCCCTACCGCAAGGTGGACGCGGGCATCGTGACGACGGATGTGGCCTTCTACTCGGCGCTCGAGGAGGAGAAGCACACCATCGCCCAGGCGAACGCGGAGACGGACAAGAAGGGCAAGTTCATCAACGCCCTCGTCTCCAGCCGCCGCGGCGGTGAGTTCGTCCAGGCTCGCGCCGAGGACGTGGACCTGATGGACGTGTCGCCGAACCAGCTGGTGTCGGTGGCCGCGTCGCTCATCCCGTTCCTCGAGAACGACGACGCGAACCGCGCCCTCATGGGCTCCAACATGCAGCGTCAGGCGGTGCCGCTCCTGCGCACGGCTTCGCCGCTGGTGGGCACGGGCATCGAGGCCATCGTCGCGCGCGACTCCGGCGTGACGTGTGTCGCTCGCCGTGACGGCACGGTCGAGAGCGTGGACGCCGGCCGCATCGTGGTGAAGGCGGACGTGCCGGCCTCGCTGAGCGACGTGTCGAGCGAGGTCGACATCTACAACCTGCTCAAGTACCAGCGCTCCAACCAGAACACCTGTCTCAACCAGAAGCCCATCATCAGCAAGGGCGACAAGGTTCGGAAGGGTGACGTCATCGCGGACGGTCCCGCGACGGAGACGGGAGAGCTGGCGCTGGGGCAGAACGTGGTCGTCGCGTTCATGCCGTGGCAGGGCTACAACTTCGAAGACTCCATCCTCATCAGCGAGCGCATCCTCAAGGACGACGTCTTCACGTCAATCCACATCGAGGAGTTCGAGTGCATCGCGCGCGACACCAAGCTGGGCAAGGAGGAGATCACCCGCGACATCCCGAACGTGGGTGAAGAGGCCCTCAAGGACCTGGACGAGAGCGGCATCATCCGCATCGGCGCCGAGGTGAAGCCCGGCGACGTGCTGGTGGGCAAGATCACCCCGAAGGGCGAGACCCAGCTGTCTCCCGAAGAGAAGCTCCTGCGAGCCATCTTCGGCGAGAAGGCCGGCGACGTGCGCGACAGCTCCCTGCGCGTGCCGCCGGGCGTGGTGGGCACCGTCATCAACGCCAAGGTGTTCAGCCGCAAGGGCGTGGAGAAGGACGAGCGCGCCAAGCAGATCGAGTCGATGGAGGAGGCGAAGCTCCTCAAGGACCAGAACGACGAGATCAAGGTCCTCCAGGACAGCGCCATCGGCCGCATCCGCGCGCTGGTCCGCGGCAAGGAAGTCCAGGGCAAGCTCGTGGACGACAAGGGGAAGATCCTCCTGAAGAAGGGGGACATCCTCGACGACGCGCTGCTGGCCACGGTGCCCTACAAGTACTGGGGCGAGATCTCCGTCGGCGACCCGCTCGACTCCCGCGTGCGCGACATCCTCCGCAACCTGGAGGAGACGAAGGAGGCCGTGAAGCTGGCCTTCGGCGAGAAGATCGCCCGCATCAAGAAGGGCGACGAGCTGCCCCCCGGCGTCATCAAGATGGTGAAGGTGTACGTCGCCATCAAGCGCAAGCTGGCCGTGGGCGACAAGATGGCCGGCCGCCACGGAAACAAGGGCGTCGTGTCCCGCATCCTCCCCGAGGAGGACATGCCGTACCTGGAGGACGGCCGTCCGGTGGACATCGTCCTCAATCCGCTCGGCGTTCCCAGCCGCATGAACATCGGGCAGATCCTCGAGACGCACCTGGGCTGGGCCGCCAAGGGCACCGGCGAGGCGCTGCAGCGCTACGTGGAGGACAACTGGAGCGCGGACGCCATCAAGGAGCGCCTCAAGGTCATCTACGGTGAGGACCTCGCGTTCCACGCGTTCCTCGACAAGCTGGATGAGGAGGAGATCAAGCAGCTCTGCCGCCGCTCCAAGCGGGGCATCCACGTGGCGACGCCGGTGTTCGACGGCGCCCACGAGACGGAGATCCACTCGCTGCTCGACGAGGGCAAGCTGCCTCGCACGGGTCAGATGGTGCTCTTCGACGGCCGCACGGGTGAGCCGTTCGACCAGAACGTCACCGTGGGCGTGATGTACATGCTCAAGCTGCACCACCTGGTGGACGAGAAGATCCACGCCCGGTCCATTGGTCCCTACTCCCTGGTCACCCAGCAGCCGCTGGGCGGCAAGGCGCAGTTCGGCGGTCAGCGTCTGGGCGAGATGGAAGTCTGGGCGATGGAGGCCTACGGCGCGGCGTACACGCTGCAGGAGTTCCTCACCGTCAAGTCGGACGACGTGGTGGGCCGCACGCGCATGTACGAGGCCATCGTCAAGGGCGACAACGTCCTGGAGAGCGGCCTCCCCGAGTCGTTCAACGTGCTCCTGAAGGAACTCCAGTCGCTCGCGCTCGATGTCGAGCTCCTGGAGAGCGCCCCGCCTGAGCGGCAGCGCAGCTTCGGTGGCGACTTCCTGGGTGGCGGCGACGGCGAGGACCGGAAGACCGGGACCGAGGCCTAA